In Anopheles gambiae chromosome 2, idAnoGambNW_F1_1, whole genome shotgun sequence, a single window of DNA contains:
- the LOC1276443 gene encoding probable cytochrome P450 49a1 isoform X1, giving the protein MVCHDPHASSMVGQRIANSLLKRSAFSSALNVLPNEATAATAALLEPTIQQQQQQQQAVNEQFSHARPYSDVPGPKGLPMIGNSWRFAPIIGQYKIEDLDKVMQDLHRQYGRIAKVNGLIGHPDLLFVFDADLIRDTFKREDVLPHRPAMPSLRNYKSKLRKDFFGDNMGLIGVHGEKWDAFRAQVQQVMLQPSTAKKYIAPLDEISSDFMDRIQEMRDENNELPGDFLHELYKWALESIGRVALDTRLGCVSKDGNDESKRIINSINTFFWTVAEVELRMPIWRIYETTAYKNYIGALDTFRELCMRHINIAMEKMNSSTEQKSEECISLVERILQKTNNPKIAAVLALDLIMVGVDTTSVAATSTIYQLSQNPDKQEILFNEIKRSMPSPDTKFTISMLETMPYLRACIKETLRMYPVVIGNGRSLQTDAVIGGYHIPKGTHVIFPHLVVSNLQQYFPEPDRFVPERWLKRGELKEHSGCPHAGQKIHPYVSLPFGYGRRTCIGRRFAECELQILLSKLFRRYQVEYNYEKLTYKVNPTYIPDKPLKFKLTERTS; this is encoded by the exons ATGGTTTGTcacg ATCCTCACGCGAGCAGTATGGTTGGGCAGAGAATAGCAAACTCTTTACTGAAGAGATCCGCCTTTTCGTCGGCGTTGAATGTGCTGCCCAACGAGGCAACCGCGGCAACGGCGGCCCTGCTAGAGCCCAcgattcagcagcagcagcagcagcaacaggcgGTCAACGAACAATTCTCCCATGCAAGACCGTATAGCGATGTGCCGGGTCCGAAAGGGTTGCCGATGATCGGCAATTCTTGGCGCTTTGCTCCAATCATTG GTCAGTACAAGATCGAAGATCTGGACAAGGTAATGCAGGACCTGCACCGGCAGTACGGGCGCATCGCAAAGGTTAACGGACTGATCGGACATCCGGACCTGCTGTTTGTGTTCGATGCCGACCTCATACGCGACACGTTCAAGCGGGAGGACGTGCTGCCTCACCGACCGGCGATGCCCTCGCTGCGCAACTACAAATCGAAGCTGCGGAAAGACTTCTTCGGCGACAATATGGGACTGATCGGTGT gcatgGCGAAAAGTGGGATGCTTTCCGTGCCCAGGTCCAGCAGGTGATGCTGCAGCCCTCCACCGCCAAGAAATACATCGCACCGCTGGATGAGATCTCCAGCGACTTCATGGACAG GATTCAAGAGATGCGTGACGAAAATAACGAGCTGCCGGGAGATTTTCTGCACGAGCTGTACAAGTGGGCGCTAGAGT CAATCGGACGGGTGGCACTCGACACACGTCTCGGCTGTGTGTCGAAGGATGGCAACGACGAGTCGAAGCGCATCATTAACTCCATCAACACCTTCTTCTGGACCGTGGCCGAGGTCGAGCTGCGAATGCCAATCTGGCGCATCTACGAGACGACCGCGTACAAAAACTACATCGGCGCGCTGGACACATTCCGAGA ACTTTGCATGCGTCACATCAACATTGCGATGGAGAAGATGAACAGCAGCACGGAGCAGAAGAGCGAAGAGTGCATCTCGCTGGTGGAGCGAATCCTACAGAAGACGAACAATCCAAAGATTGCGGCAGTGCTTGCGCTCGATCTGATTATGGTTGGCGTAGATACG ACATCCGTTGCTGCGACATCTACGATTTACCAGCTCAGCCAAAACCCGGACAAGCAGGAGATCCTGTTCAACGAGATCAAGCGCAGCATGCCGTCGCCGGACACTAAGTTCACGATATCGATGCTCGAAACCATGCCTTATCTGCGGGCCTGCATCAAGGAAACGCTGCG CATGTACCCGGTGGTAATTGGAAATGGGCGCAGCCTGCAGACAGATGCCGTCATCGGTGGTTACCATATTCCCAAGGGG ACACACGTCATATTCCCGCATCTGGTCGTCTCGAACCTGCAGCAGTATTTCCCGGAGCCGGACCGTTTCGTGCCCGAGCGATGGCTCAAGCGGGGCGAGCTGAAGGAACATTCCGGCTGTCCGCACGCCGGCCAAAAGATCCACCCGTACGTGAGCCTCCCGTTCGGGTACGGACGGCGGACCTGCATCGGGCGCCGGTTTGCCGAGTGCGAGCTACAGATACTGCTCTCGAAG CTCTTCCGGCGGTACCAGGTGGAGTATAACTACGAGAAGCTTACGTACAAGGTGAATCCCACGTACATTCCCGACAAGCCGCTGAAGTTTAAGCTGACCGAGCGGACCAGTTAA
- the LOC1276443 gene encoding probable cytochrome P450 49a1 isoform X2, whose protein sequence is MVGQRIANSLLKRSAFSSALNVLPNEATAATAALLEPTIQQQQQQQQAVNEQFSHARPYSDVPGPKGLPMIGNSWRFAPIIGQYKIEDLDKVMQDLHRQYGRIAKVNGLIGHPDLLFVFDADLIRDTFKREDVLPHRPAMPSLRNYKSKLRKDFFGDNMGLIGVHGEKWDAFRAQVQQVMLQPSTAKKYIAPLDEISSDFMDRIQEMRDENNELPGDFLHELYKWALESIGRVALDTRLGCVSKDGNDESKRIINSINTFFWTVAEVELRMPIWRIYETTAYKNYIGALDTFRELCMRHINIAMEKMNSSTEQKSEECISLVERILQKTNNPKIAAVLALDLIMVGVDTTSVAATSTIYQLSQNPDKQEILFNEIKRSMPSPDTKFTISMLETMPYLRACIKETLRMYPVVIGNGRSLQTDAVIGGYHIPKGTHVIFPHLVVSNLQQYFPEPDRFVPERWLKRGELKEHSGCPHAGQKIHPYVSLPFGYGRRTCIGRRFAECELQILLSKLFRRYQVEYNYEKLTYKVNPTYIPDKPLKFKLTERTS, encoded by the exons ATGGTTGGGCAGAGAATAGCAAACTCTTTACTGAAGAGATCCGCCTTTTCGTCGGCGTTGAATGTGCTGCCCAACGAGGCAACCGCGGCAACGGCGGCCCTGCTAGAGCCCAcgattcagcagcagcagcagcagcaacaggcgGTCAACGAACAATTCTCCCATGCAAGACCGTATAGCGATGTGCCGGGTCCGAAAGGGTTGCCGATGATCGGCAATTCTTGGCGCTTTGCTCCAATCATTG GTCAGTACAAGATCGAAGATCTGGACAAGGTAATGCAGGACCTGCACCGGCAGTACGGGCGCATCGCAAAGGTTAACGGACTGATCGGACATCCGGACCTGCTGTTTGTGTTCGATGCCGACCTCATACGCGACACGTTCAAGCGGGAGGACGTGCTGCCTCACCGACCGGCGATGCCCTCGCTGCGCAACTACAAATCGAAGCTGCGGAAAGACTTCTTCGGCGACAATATGGGACTGATCGGTGT gcatgGCGAAAAGTGGGATGCTTTCCGTGCCCAGGTCCAGCAGGTGATGCTGCAGCCCTCCACCGCCAAGAAATACATCGCACCGCTGGATGAGATCTCCAGCGACTTCATGGACAG GATTCAAGAGATGCGTGACGAAAATAACGAGCTGCCGGGAGATTTTCTGCACGAGCTGTACAAGTGGGCGCTAGAGT CAATCGGACGGGTGGCACTCGACACACGTCTCGGCTGTGTGTCGAAGGATGGCAACGACGAGTCGAAGCGCATCATTAACTCCATCAACACCTTCTTCTGGACCGTGGCCGAGGTCGAGCTGCGAATGCCAATCTGGCGCATCTACGAGACGACCGCGTACAAAAACTACATCGGCGCGCTGGACACATTCCGAGA ACTTTGCATGCGTCACATCAACATTGCGATGGAGAAGATGAACAGCAGCACGGAGCAGAAGAGCGAAGAGTGCATCTCGCTGGTGGAGCGAATCCTACAGAAGACGAACAATCCAAAGATTGCGGCAGTGCTTGCGCTCGATCTGATTATGGTTGGCGTAGATACG ACATCCGTTGCTGCGACATCTACGATTTACCAGCTCAGCCAAAACCCGGACAAGCAGGAGATCCTGTTCAACGAGATCAAGCGCAGCATGCCGTCGCCGGACACTAAGTTCACGATATCGATGCTCGAAACCATGCCTTATCTGCGGGCCTGCATCAAGGAAACGCTGCG CATGTACCCGGTGGTAATTGGAAATGGGCGCAGCCTGCAGACAGATGCCGTCATCGGTGGTTACCATATTCCCAAGGGG ACACACGTCATATTCCCGCATCTGGTCGTCTCGAACCTGCAGCAGTATTTCCCGGAGCCGGACCGTTTCGTGCCCGAGCGATGGCTCAAGCGGGGCGAGCTGAAGGAACATTCCGGCTGTCCGCACGCCGGCCAAAAGATCCACCCGTACGTGAGCCTCCCGTTCGGGTACGGACGGCGGACCTGCATCGGGCGCCGGTTTGCCGAGTGCGAGCTACAGATACTGCTCTCGAAG CTCTTCCGGCGGTACCAGGTGGAGTATAACTACGAGAAGCTTACGTACAAGGTGAATCCCACGTACATTCCCGACAAGCCGCTGAAGTTTAAGCTGACCGAGCGGACCAGTTAA